From Brassica oleracea var. oleracea cultivar TO1000 chromosome C3, BOL, whole genome shotgun sequence, a single genomic window includes:
- the LOC106331960 gene encoding myb-related protein Hv1-like translates to MGRSPCCDKLGLKKGPWTQEEDQKLLAYIEEHGHGSWRSLPEKAGLHRCGKSCRLRWTNYLRPDIKRGKFNLQEEQTIIQLHALLGNRWSAIATHLPKRTDNEIKNYWNTHLKKRLVKMGIDPVTHKPKNEAPLSSLGLSKNASILSHMAQWESARLEAEARLARESKILHYQTKPSSHHHGFTHKTLLTTWTCKTNQGNADQQQQQLESSTSTVSFSEMKDLSAKTEFVGSSTCLNLIKEPENDWFNSTVHEFEATEMAGGVDEGFTGLMLAGDSLGRSFSAEKNETVKEWSGGGDCSNYYEDNKNYLDSIFSFIDPSPPMF, encoded by the exons ATGGGTAGATCACCGTGCTGCGACAAATTGGGTTTGAAGAAAGGACCATGGACACAAGAAGAAGACCAGAAACTTTTGGCTTATATTGAAGAACATGGACATGGAAGCTGGCGTTCATTGCCTGAGAAAGCTG GTCTTCACCGATGTGGCAAAAGTTGCAGACTAAGATGGACTAACTACCTAAGACCTGACATCAAAAGAGGCAAATTCAACTTGCAAGAAGAACAAACCATTATTCAACTCCATGCTCTCTTAGGAAACAG GTGGTCGGCGATTGCGACTCATTTGCCGAAGAGAACCGACAACGAGATCAAGAACTATTGGAACACTCACTTGAAGAAACGGTTAGTTAAAATGGGGATTGATCCAGTCACTCATAAACCCAAAAACGAGGCTCCTTTGTCTTCTCTTGGTTTATCCAAGAACGCATCCATACTTAGCCACATGGCTCAATGGGAAAGTGCTAGGCTTGAAGCTGAAGCAAGGTTAGCTAGAGAATCAAAGATTCTTCATTACCAAACCAAACCATCGTCACATCATCATGGTTTCACTCATAAGACATTGTTAACCACTTGGACATGTAAAACAAACCAAG GCAATGCAGATCAACAACAACAACAGCTTGAGTCTTCGACATCTACAGTGTCGTTCTCGGAGATGAAGGACCTGTCGGCGAAGACGGAGTTCGTTGGTTCATCCACGTGTCTAAACTTGATCAAAGAACCTGAAAACGATTGGTTCAATTCAACGGTTCACGAGTTTGAAGCCACGGAGATGGCGGGAGGAGTGGACGAAGGGTTCACCGGTCTAATGCTCGCCGGAGATTCACTAGGCCGGAGCTTCTCAGCCGAGAAAAACGAAACGGTGAAAGAGTGGAGTGGTGGTGGTGACTGCAGCAACTACTACGAGGACAACAAGAACTACTTGGACAGCATTTTCAGCTTCATTGATCCTTCACCGCCGATGTTCTGA